The proteins below come from a single Prochlorococcus marinus str. MIT 9215 genomic window:
- a CDS encoding class I SAM-dependent methyltransferase: MERIPEPELMVEKEQVISYDEADFSEGEVNLINQINYYLLRKNIFLGEKDLIVDLGCGPGNISEKLAVKWPNTEVVGIDGSKEMILRAEYNKCISTNQKKLKNLRYICSDIKDIKSNNFLLKKRISLLVSNSLIHHITNLEDFFKTIRSLSSNITVNFHKDLKRPLNEKSALELKAKCSTKYNEILTNDYYASLKASYTFKELKNFILENDLSSLDVFEEGDNYLIVYGNV; the protein is encoded by the coding sequence ATGGAAAGAATCCCTGAACCTGAATTAATGGTAGAAAAAGAGCAGGTCATTTCTTATGACGAAGCTGATTTTTCAGAGGGGGAAGTTAATCTAATTAATCAAATAAATTATTATCTTTTGAGAAAAAATATTTTTTTAGGTGAAAAAGATTTAATAGTTGATTTAGGTTGCGGCCCAGGGAATATTTCTGAGAAGTTAGCAGTAAAATGGCCTAATACTGAAGTGGTTGGAATAGATGGTTCCAAAGAAATGATTTTGAGAGCAGAATATAATAAATGTATTTCTACTAATCAAAAAAAATTAAAAAATTTACGCTACATTTGTTCTGACATCAAAGACATTAAATCAAATAATTTTTTACTTAAAAAAAGAATTAGTTTGCTTGTAAGCAACAGTTTGATTCATCACATTACCAATCTTGAAGATTTCTTCAAGACCATAAGAAGTTTGTCTAGTAATATCACTGTAAATTTTCATAAGGACTTAAAAAGACCGTTAAATGAAAAGTCTGCTTTAGAACTCAAAGCAAAATGCTCAACTAAATATAATGAGATTTTAACTAATGATTATTATGCATCTTTAAAAGCTTCGTATACTTTTAAAGAATTAAAAAATTTCATTTTAGAGAATGATCTATCTTCTTTGGATGTGTTTGAAGAAGGTGATAATTATTTAATAGTCTATGGTAATGTTTAA